A single genomic interval of Juglans regia cultivar Chandler chromosome 1, Walnut 2.0, whole genome shotgun sequence harbors:
- the LOC108992820 gene encoding proteasome assembly chaperone 3 isoform X2, with the protein METTFIICFCLLAFLQGNKTDVVLCSYDDHFLVIATQIGAMGTILHARKEEGVSIEPTFNVSSIFGKRDEPMLLACARQLIEHISTSGSSKSLVLSLGLKDHSVETLRGIVSAVIDNCLW; encoded by the exons ATGGAGACAACTTTCATAATTTGCTT TTGCCTGCTTGCTTTCTTGCAGGGGAACAAAACAGACGTTGTCCTTTGCAGTTACGATGACCATTTTCTT GTCATTGCAACTCAAATAGGAGCTATGGGAACAATACTGCATGCCAG GAAGGAGGAAGGAGTGTCAATCGAGCCAACATTCAACGTGTCTTCAATATTTGGAAAACGAGATGAG CCAATGCTACTGGCATGTGCTCGTCAATTAATTGAACACATCAG CACCTCTGGCTCCTCCAAATCGTTGGTGCTTTCTCTTGGACTCAAGGACCATTCTGTG GAGACACTCAGAGGAATTGTTTCTGCTGTGATTGACAACTGCCTCTGGTAG
- the LOC108992820 gene encoding proteasome assembly chaperone 3 isoform X1 codes for MGSSVPRFPVTCKNLSLDIKGNKTDVVLCSYDDHFLVIATQIGAMGTILHARKEEGVSIEPTFNVSSIFGKRDEPMLLACARQLIEHISTSGSSKSLVLSLGLKDHSVETLRGIVSAVIDNCLW; via the exons ATGGGCAGCTCGGTCCCGCGCTTTCCGGTCACCTGCAAGAACCTCTCGTTGGATATCAAG GGGAACAAAACAGACGTTGTCCTTTGCAGTTACGATGACCATTTTCTT GTCATTGCAACTCAAATAGGAGCTATGGGAACAATACTGCATGCCAG GAAGGAGGAAGGAGTGTCAATCGAGCCAACATTCAACGTGTCTTCAATATTTGGAAAACGAGATGAG CCAATGCTACTGGCATGTGCTCGTCAATTAATTGAACACATCAG CACCTCTGGCTCCTCCAAATCGTTGGTGCTTTCTCTTGGACTCAAGGACCATTCTGTG GAGACACTCAGAGGAATTGTTTCTGCTGTGATTGACAACTGCCTCTGGTAG
- the LOC108992817 gene encoding cinnamoyl-CoA reductase-like SNL6, whose product MGILGSEESMRVELEELRRMLVACAGLQRRKDEEQFKGVRVSSMGMGIDDADKLVCVTSGVSYLGLAIVNKLLVGGYSVRIIVENQEDINKLREMESSGEMMTGNNNLSAVMAKLTEIESLTEAFQGCRGVLHTSAFTDPAGLSGYTKSMAEIEVKACENVMRACARTPSVRKCVLTSSLLACVWRGNNQCDLSPVVNDDCWSDVSFCTEKKLWYSLGKLRAEKAAWRVAKETGLKLATICPALVTGPEFCPRNPTATIAYLKGAQEMYANGTLATVGVSKLAAAEACVYEAMDKNAGGRYICFDDVVDRDTAEKLAREAGVPTNKICGNSDSEDVQARFRLSNEKLSTLMSRTLRCCYGEC is encoded by the exons ATGGGGATTTTGGGGTCAGAGGAGAGCATGAGGGTGGAGTTGGAGGAACTCCGGCGGATGTTGGTGGCTTGTGCAGGCCTGCAAAGGAGGAAAGATGAGGAACAATTCAAAGGAGTACGTGTTTCCTCCATGGGTATGGGCATCGATGATGCAGACAAGTTGGTCTGTGTCACCAGTGGCGTCTCTTATTTAGGTCTCGCTATTGTAAACAAGCTTTTGGTTGGTGGCTACTCCGTCCGGATTATTGTTGAAAATCAAG AGGACATAAATAAGTTGAGGGAGATGGAAAGCTCAGGAGAGATGATGACAGGTAACAATAACCTATCAGCAGTTATGGCGAAGTTAACTGAGATTGAAAGCTTAACAGAAGCATTCCAGGGGTGTCGTGGCGTCCTTCACACCTCTGCATTCACCGACCCTGCTGGACTTTCCGGCTATACA AAATCAATGGCCGAGATAGAAGTAAAGGCCTGCGAGAATGTGATGAGAGCATGCGCAAGAACACCATCGGTAAGAAAGTGCGTTCTGACATCCTCGCTCTTAGCTTGCGTCTGGCGGGGAAACAACCAGTGTGATCTCTCCCCTGTGGTTAACGATGACTGCTGGAGTGATGTATCATTCTGCACAGAAAAAAAG CTGTGGTATTCCTTGGGTAAGCTGAGGGCAGAGAAGGCTGCATGGAGAGTAGCCAAGGAAACCGGGCTAAAACTGGCCACCATATGCCCAGCTCTCGTTACTGGTCCCGAATTTTGTCCTAGAAATCCAACGGCAACAATTGCTTATCTTAAAG GCGCACAAGAGATGTACGCAAACGGCACGCTGGCAACTGTGGGTGTAAGCAAATTGGCAGCAGCAGAAGCATGCGTTTATGAGGCAATGGACAAGAATGCAGGCGGCAGATACATTTGCTTCGATGATGTTGTTGACAGAGACACAGCAGAAAAGTTAGCACGGGAAGCGGGGGTGCCAACAAACAAGATCTGCGGGAATTCAGATTCCGAAGATGTTCAGGCTCGGTTTCGGTTGTCGAATGAGAAGCTTTCTACTCTCATGTCAAGAACACTCCGATGCTGTTATGGTGAATGCTAA
- the LOC108992819 gene encoding uncharacterized protein LOC108992819 translates to MDDENPPPVSRKNGTHEAPRAGPTRKGRYTTDDDGDQIKCSGKHCRACTAGLVADCVALCCCPFAVVEFLALALVKVPWMVGRRCLGLGRKKGQRPEMKRKCRRSEGDCVVERDGNVRKRREVEGMPEIASGFDEEERMDSGSARFEAERVWLELYQVGHLGFGRVSFTGIQISG, encoded by the coding sequence ATGGACGATGAGAACCCACCTCCAGTTTCACGTAAAAATGGGACCCACGAGGCCCCCAGGGCCGGACCCACGAGGAAGGGCAGGTACACCACCGATGATGATGGAGATCAGATCAAGTGTTCTGGCAAGCATTGCAGAGCATGCACTGCCGGGTTGGTAGCAGACTGCGTGGCCCTCTGTTGCTGCCCGTTCGCCGTGGTGGAATTTCTTGCTCTTGCGCTTGTGAAAGTCCCGTGGATGGTGGGGAGGAGATGCCTGGGATTGGGGAGGAAGAAGGGTCAGAGGCCGGAGATGAAGAGGAAATGCAGGAGAAGTGAGGGTGACTGCGTGGTGGAGAGGGATGGGAATGTGAGAAAGAGGAGGGAAGTGGAGGGAATGCCAGAAATTGCATCTGGGTTTGATGAAGAAGAGAGAATGGACAGTGGTAGTGCCAGGTTTGAAGCTGAGAGGGTTTGGCTGGAGCTGTACCAGGTTGGTCATTTGGGTTTTGGGAGAGTTTCCTTCACCGGCATTCAAATCTCTGGGTAA
- the LOC108992818 gene encoding universal stress protein A-like protein, whose product MEREPTRIMVAVNESTIKGYPNASISSRGAFEWTLQKIVRSNTSGFKLIFLHVQVPDEDGFDDTDSIYASPDDFKIMERKDRARGLHLLEYFVTRCHEIGVSCEAWIKQGDPKEVICHEVKRVQPDFLVVGSRGLGPFQRVFVGTVSEFCVKHAECPVLTIKRSADEAPQDPVDD is encoded by the exons atggagCGCGAGCCAACTCGGATAATGGTTGCAGTGAACGAGTCGACGATCAAAGGATATCCAAACGCGTCGATAAGCAGCAGAGGAGCATTCGAGTGGACTCTCCAGAAGATCGTTCGCTCCAATACTTCTGGCTTCAAGCTGATCTTCCTTCACGTCCAAGTCCCTGACGAAgacg GTTTTGATGACACTGATAGCATTTATGCCTCACCTGATGATTTTAAAATCATGGAGCGCAAGGACAGGGCAAGAGGGCTTCATCTACTGGAGTACTTTGTCACTAGATGTCATGAAATTGGG GTTTCATGTGAGGCATGGATCAAGCAAGGTGATCCAAAGGAAGTAATCTGCCATGAGGTGAAGCGAGTCCAGCCCGATTTTCTGGTTGTGGGAAGCCGCGGTCTTGGCCCGTTCCAGAG GGTTTTTGTGGGAACTGTGAGCGAATTTTGCGTGAAGCATGCTGAATGCCCGGTGCTCACAATCAAACGCAGTGCAGATGAGGCTCCTCAGGACCCTGTTGATGACTGA